The Anas platyrhynchos isolate ZD024472 breed Pekin duck chromosome 31, IASCAAS_PekinDuck_T2T, whole genome shotgun sequence genome includes a window with the following:
- the LOC119714778 gene encoding olfactory receptor 14C36-like — translation MPNSSSVSEFLLLAFADTRELQLLHFAFFLGIYLAALLGNGLIITTVACDHNLHTPMYFFLLNLALLDLGCISTTLPKAMANALWDTRTISYQGCAAQVLFFVFFFGSEYSILTIMAYDRYVAICKPLHYGSLLSSRTCAQMAAAAWGSGFLNAVLHTANTFSLPLCQGNSVDQFFCQIPQIVKLSCSDAYLKEVELLASSFSFVFGCFVFIVVSYVQIFKAVQRIPSEQGRHKAFSTCLPHLAVISLFVSTDMFAYLKPPSLSSPSLDLVVAVLYSVVPPAVNPLIYSMRNQDLKDALRRLMTRDVSKSKK, via the coding sequence atgcccaacagcagctctgtgagcgagttcctcctactggcattcgcagacacgcgcgagctgcagctcctgcacttcgcgttcttcctgggcatctacctggctgccctcctgggcaacggcctcatcatCACCACCGTAGCCTGTGACCAcaacctccacacccccatgtacttcttcctcctcaaccttgccctcctcgacctgggctgcatctccaccactctgcccaaagccatggccaatgccctctgggacaccaggaccatctcctatcaaggctgtgctgctcaagttctcttttttgtcttcttctttggTTCAGAGTATTCAATTCTAActatcatggcctacgaccgctacgttgccatctgcaagcccctgcactacgggagcctcctgagcagcagaacttgtgcccagatggcagcagctgcctggggcagtggttttctcaatgctgtcctgcacacagccaacacattttccctgcccctctgccaaggcaactCTGTAGACCAATTCTTTTGTCAAATTCCACAAATCGTGAAGCtgtcctgctcagatgcctacctcaagGAAGTTGAGTTACTTGCGtccagtttttcttttgtatttggttgttttgttttcattgtggtgtcctatgtgcagatcttcaagGCAGTGCAGAGGAtaccctctgagcagggccggcacaaagccttttccacgtgcctccctcacctcgCCGTGATCTCTCTGTTTGTCAGTACAgacatgtttgcctacctgaagcccccctccctctcttccccatccctggaccttgtggtggcagttctgtactcagtggtgcctccagcagtgaatcccctcatctacagcatgaggaaccaggatcTCAAGGATGCCTTGAGGAGACTGATGACTAGAGATgtttcaaaatcaaaaaaatag